In the genome of Aspergillus flavus chromosome 8, complete sequence, one region contains:
- a CDS encoding putative acyl-CoA oxidase yields the protein MAVFNRQMDLMQQARASSTFNPMKLTVIIYDNEATVSARRAAFHRVEDALGLLDNMKLPHVYSGLDREGLYLEGVRRARVITNDMITHGHSHFQWLNERYQICNSSPFGMNFLMFRRTIELQGTAEQRRYWLQEIDQMRINGAYAQTELGHGTFVRGIETTATFDVDTDTFTIHCPTPTSVKYWPGGLGFSCSHAIVAARLITHGKDHGVHMFIVQIRSLEDFAPVRGVELGDLGMKMAYNGTCNGYARFNYLRVSRSSLLAAHAQVSRDGTYSQAQAKAGTLPLSKRVYSTMLDTRRNIVRCVAFGLAQAATITARYSIVREQGRLMFSDAAEEETAIITFKSQHYRLLTLIAQSYAILFAAKDFDFRYDQLVREQENDDHARLPFMHALSTGLKAWATTIASAGATEARKMCGGHGYVALSGLPEIEGSVSATATFEGENYVMWQQLVVYLFKQVRASCAGQDVDAEVKDYIGGVRSYLGDGAFPSRIQSCDKKTLFDGSTLVLIYKKRSQRVLAAAYSSYRDMCSRCSAAEAWNACMMTSLAAGQAFVEYIVLESFVKRTSPSATRDAPVSQALSHLFSLFALTTITSPTPSFAAGSFLEHGLLTPDELNEIRVHINELLASLLPNIAALTDAWDFTDSSLCSALGCKDGNVYERLLSWTRQLPANSGRAVEKAWEASEGIEEFFKASRL from the exons ATGGCCGTATTCAACAGACAGATGGATCTGATGCAGCAGGCCAGAGCTTCGTCGACTTTCAATCCGATGAAGCTGACGGTCATCATATACGACAA TGAAGCAACAGTTAGCGCTCGACGAGCAGCATTCCATCGTGTGGAGGACGCACTGGGGCTGCTCGATAACATGAAGTTACCACATGTATACTCGGGTCTCGACCGCGAAGGACTCTACCTGGAAGGGGTCCGTCGGGCTCGTGTCATCACGAATGACATGATAACCCACGGCCACAGTCATTTCCAGTGGTTGAACGAACGTTATCAAATCTGCAATTCGTCTCCGTTCGGAATGAACTTTCTCATGTTTCGCCGGACCATCGAATTGCAGGGGACTGCAGAACAACGACGGTACTGGCTGCAGGAGATCGATCAGATGAGGATCAACGGTGCATATGCTCAAACCGAGTTGGGCCATGGGACTTTTGTTCGAGGAATAGAGACAACTGCCACCTTCGACGTCGATACCGATACCTTCACGATCCATTGTCCCACTCCTACATCGGTCAAATACTGGCCTGGTGGACTGGGCTTTAGCTGTTCTCATGCCATCGTTGCGGCGAGATTGATCACACACGGAAAGGATCACGGCGTGCATATGTTCATAGTCCAGATCCGCTCGCTGGAAGATTTCGCTCCCGTACGTGGGGTGGAGCTCGGGGATTTAGGCATGAAGATGGCCTACAACGGAACATGTAATGGCTATGCGCGGTTCAATTACTTGCGCGTGTCAAGGAGCAGTCTGCTAGCTGCCCATGCGCAGGTCTCGCGCGACGGCACGTATTCTCAGGCGCAGGCCAAGGCGGGCACCCTTCCACTATCCAAAAGGGTCTACTCAACGATGCTGGATACGCGGCGAAACATCGTGCGATGTGTCGCCTTCGGATTAGCTCAGGCCGCGACAATTACAGCGCGGTATTCTATTGTACGAGAACAGGGCCGATTGATGTTTTCCGATgcggcagaagaagaaacagcTATAATAACATTCAAGTCTCAGCACTATCGACTGTTGACTCTCATCGCACAATCGTATGCTATCCTGTTTGCCGCAAAGGACTTCGATTTCAGGTACGATCAGCTCGTCCGTGAACAGGAGAATGACGACCATGCGCGGTTGCCATTCATGCACGCCCTCAGCACGGGGTTAAAAGCGTGGGCCACTACTATAGCAAGTGCCGGCGCTACAGAAGCAAGAAAGATGTGCGGCGGCCATGGGTATGTTGCCCTGTCCGGCCTCCCAGAGATCGAAGGATCGGTTTCTGCCACAGCCACATTCGAGGGAGAGAACTATGTGATGTGGCAGCAGCTGGTAGTATACCTGTTCAAACAGGTCAGAGCATCGTGCGCCGGTCAGGACGTCGACGCCGAAGTGAAGGACTACATTGGCGGCGTCCGATCATACCTCGGTGACGGAGCTTTTCCGTCCAGGATTCAGAGTTGTGACAAAAAAACACTTTTCGACGGCTCAACACTGGTGTTGATCTATAAGAAACGGTCACAGCGAGTACTAGCCGCTGCATACTCTTCGTATAGAGATATGTGCAGTCGCTGTTCAGCAGCAGAGGCGTGGAACGCCTGCATGATGACTAGTCTAGCAGCCGGTCAGGCCTTCGTGGAATATATTGTCTTAGAGTCCTTCGTGAAGCGGACATCGCCCTCAGCTACACGGGACGCTCCAGTCTCCCAGGCATTATCAcatctcttctctttgtttgCTCTGACAACAATCACAAGTCCTACCCCGTCCTTTGCAGCGGGTTCTTTCCTGGAGCATGGACTTCTGACACCTGATGAGCTCAACGAGATTCGTGTCCATATTAATGAGCTTCTCGCAAGCCTTCTCCCCAACATCGCTGCCCTGACAGATGCCTGGGACTTTACCGATAGCAGTCTCTGTAGCGCGTTGGGTTGCAAGGATGGAAATGTCTATGAGCGGTTACTGAGTTGGACGCGGCAGCTGCCGGCAAACAGCGGGCGAGCCGTGGAGAAAGCATGGGAGGCATCTGAGGGAATTGAGGAATTCTTCAAGGCAAGTCGGTTGTAA
- a CDS encoding putative benzoate 4-monooxygenase cytochrome P450 produces the protein MDSFLFLALDYSLRGFAVSLFGTLWIALVFWYLATYLISPLRKIPGPFLAGWTNLWRMYHVTQGQSQVVLHELHQKYGPVVRIAPNVVDLDLPEMIKTIYNTKGDYRKTEFYHGSSAKSYGRIIYNLFSECDPDIHAQQKRPIAKYYSLTGVLPLEPHIDEVINYLCRRLEEEFIDGSNAGITCKLDQWLLFYTWDVVGQATFSEPIGYLKNGFDFDGTIAISDTAMDYFSLVGQLPVLDHLLDKNPIYRIGPPAFGNITNISITHLLDRLQGKDTSYHDANKPDFLDRFIDAKDKYPDIVDDSQIISYLMINMIAGADTTAITLNAAIYFALKDPLVWARLQKEIRACQSSLDAAPSAVPYNIASALPYLNAVVREAMRMHPGVAMTLERYVPPGGLTLPNGQYIPQGSIVGMNPYVIARNRSVWGEDSDVFRPERWLRDDSQESEEEFQARLRLMNNSDLAFGAGSRICIGRNLGLLEVYKVMATLISRYDIELAHPHRDWKTHNSFFVRQEGINVKLSRRS, from the exons ATGGATTCTTTCCTGTTTTTGGCGCTCGACTATAGCCTGAGAGGCTTTGCCGTGTCACTATTTGGCACGCTGTGGATAGCCCTGGTCTTTTGGTATCTAGCAACCTatctcatttcccctttACGCAAGATCCCTGGTCCCTTTCTCGCCG GATGGACCAACCTCTGGCGGATGTACCATGTCACGCAGGGACAGTCTCAGGTGGTTCTCCATGAGCTCCACCAGAAATATGGCCCAGTGGTGCGGATCGCCCCTAATGTCGTCGACTTGGATCTGCCCGAGATGATCAAAACCATCTACAACACAAAAGGAGACTATCGCAAGACCGAATTCTACCATGGTAGCAGTGCCAAAAGCTATGGTCGAATTATTTACAATCTATTCAGCGAGTGTGACCCCGATATCCACGCGCAACAAAAGCGACCCATTGCAAAGTATTACTCCTTGACCGGTGTCCTGCCACTTGAGCCCCATATTGATGAGGTGATCAACTACCTCTGTCGGAGGCTGGAAGAGGAGTTCATTGATGGATCGAACGCTGGGATAACATGCAAATTGGACCAGTGGCTACTGTTCT ATACATGGGACGTGGTAGGACAAGCCACCTTCAGCGAGCCCATCGGCTATCTCAAGAACGGCTTTGACTTCGACGGCACCATCGCTATTTCTGACACTGCTATGGACTATTTCTCTCTCGTTGGGCAACTTCCAGTCCTAGACCATCTCCTGGACAAGAACCCTATCTACCGAATCGGGCCGCCAGCCTTCGGTAATATCACAAACATCTCGATAACACATCTGCTTGACCGATTACAAGGCAAAGACACCAGCTACCACGATGCAAATAAGCCCGACTTTTTAGACAGGTTCATCGACGCCAAAGACAAATACCCCGACATTGTTGATGACAGCCAGATTATCTCGTACCTCATGATCAACATGATTGCTGGTGCAGATACAACAGCCATCACGCTAAATGCAGCCATTTATTTCGCTTTGAAGGACCCTCTGGTGTGGGCGCGTTTGCAAAAGGAGATTCGTGCCTGTCAATCGAGCCTAGACGCCGCACCGTCGGCCGTACCATACAATATTGCAAGCGCACTTCCGTACCTCAACGCAGTGGTCCGTGAGGCAATGCGGATGCATCCCGGTGTTGCTATGACGTTGGAACGGTATGTGCCACCCGGAGGGCTCACCCTACCAAATGGCCAGTACATCCCTCAGGGGAGTATTGTCGGTATGAATCCGTATGTCATTGCTCGGAATCGGTCTGTTTGGGGCGAGGATTCGGACGTGTTTCGCCCTGAGAGGTGGCTGCGTGATGATTCCCAGGAAAGTGAAGAGGAATTTCAGGCACGCTTACGGTTGATGAATAATTCCGACCTTGCGTTTGGTGCTGGGAGCCGCATTTGCATTGGAAGAAACTTAGGTCTACTCGAGGTATACAAGGTGATGGCTACACTGATCTCACGTTACGATATCGAGTTAGCTCACCCACACCGCGACTGGAAGACGCATAACAGCTTCTTTGTTCGACAAGAGGGTATCAATGTTAAACTCTCCCGTCGCTCCTGA